The Benincasa hispida cultivar B227 chromosome 9, ASM972705v1, whole genome shotgun sequence genome has a segment encoding these proteins:
- the LOC120086181 gene encoding beta-adaptin-like protein A has translation MAPPAPSHRTSSPSQPSGKSEVSDLKSQLRQLAGSRAPGVEDSKRELFKKVISYMTIGIDVSSLFGEMVMCSATSDIVLKKMCYLYVGNYAKVNPDLALLTINFLQRDCKDDDPMIRGLALRSLCSLRVANLVEYLVGPLGSGLKDSNSYVRMVAVIGVLKLYRISASTCTDADFPATLKHLMLNDRDTQVVANCLSALQEILTSEASSLEEASREREALLSKPVVYYLLNRIKEFNEWAQCLILELVSKYVPSDSNEIFDIMNLLEDRLQHANGAVVLATTKVFLHLTLSMTDVHQQVYERIKAPLLTLVSSGSPEQSYAVLSHLHLLVMRAPFVFSADYKYFYCQYNEPSYVKKLKLEMLTAVANESNTYEIVTELCEYVANVDIPIARESIRAVGKIALQQYDVNAIVDRLLQFLEMEKDYVTAEALVLVKDLLRKYPQWSHDCIAVVGSISSKNIQEPKAKAALIWMLGEYSQDMQDAPYILESLVENWDDEPSAEVRLHLLTAVMKCFFKRPPETQKALGAALAVGLADFHQDVHDRALFYYRLLQYNVSVAERVVNPPKQAVSVFADTQSSEVKDRIFDEFNSLSVIYQKPSYMFTDKEHRGPFEFSDELGNLSIGAESADSVVPAQQVEANDKDLLLSASVEEETRVVSNNGSAYSAPSYEGSIGSLIPQAPLEFAVSNPSVPGPAPQSSSPFDDLFGLVSAPAPTPAPPAPSPPPLQLNSKAVLDPGTFQQKWRQLPISISQEFSVSPRGIAALTSPQVLLRHMQNHSIHSIASGGQAPNFKIFFFAQKQEEPSNFLVECIINTASAKAQVKVKADDQSASQTFSSLFQSALANFGLP, from the exons ATGGCTCCGCCTGCGCCGTCTCATCGAACTTCATCGCCGTCCCAACCATCAGG AAAAAGTGAAGTATCTGATCTGAAATCACAGCTCCGGCAGCTTGCTGGAAGCAGAGCACCGGGTGTTGAAGATTCCAAGAGGGAACTTTTTAAGAAAGTGATCTCATACATGACTATTGGAATTGATGTATCGTCTCTCTTTGGAGAGATGGTGATGTGCTCTGCTACATCAGACATTGTTCTCAAGAAAATGTGTTATCTTTACGTTGGCAATTATGCCAAGGTTAATCCTGATCTTGCTCTGCTCACAATTAATTTCCTTCAAAGAGATTGCAAGGATGATGATCCAATGATTAGAGGGCTTGCTTTGAGGAGTTTATGTTCCCTTCGGGTTGCAAATCTTGTTGAGTACCTGGTTGGGCCCTTGGGTTCTGGTTTGAAGGATAGCAATAGTTATGTGAGAATGGTTGCTGTTATTGGGGTTTTGAAGCTATATCGTATATCTGCTTCAACATGCACTGATGCTGATTTTCCAGCAACGCTGAAGCATTTGATGCTTAATGATCGAGATACTCAG GTAGTTGCAAATTGTTTATCTGCTTTACAAGAGATTTTGACCTCAGAAGCCAGCTCCTTAGAAGAAGCATCTAGAGAAAGAGAGGCTTTGCTCAGCAAGCCAGTTGTGTATTATCTTCTGAATCG GATCAAAGAATTTAATGAATGGGCACAGTGTCTCATACTTGAATTGGTTTCCAAATATGTACCGTCAGATAGCAATGAGATTTTTGACATCATGAATCTCCTTGAAGATCGTCTTCAGCATGCTAATGGTGCTGTGGTATTGGCAACCACCAAAGTTTTTCTACATTTGACTTTATCTATGACTGATGTTCATCAGCAG GTCTATGAACGGATTAAAGCCCCTCTCTTAACCTTAGTGAGCTCAGGAAGCCCAGAGCAATCTTATGCAGTTCTCAGCCACCTGCATCTCCTGGTGATGCGTGCTCCATTTGTATTTTCTGCAGACTATAAATACTTCTATTGTCAGTACAATGAGCCGTCTTATGTCAAAAAATTGAAGCTCGAAATGTTGACTGCAGTGGCGAATGAGAGCAACACTTACGAAATTG TGACAGAATTATGTGAATATGTTGCGAATGTTGATATTCCCATTGCAAGAGAGTCAATACGTGCTGTTGGAAAAATAGCACTGCAACAGTATGATGTTAATGCAATTGTTGATAGACTTCTGCAGTTTTTGGAGATGGAAAAGGACTATGTGACTGCTGAAGCTCTG GTGCTTGTTAAAGATCTTTTGAGAAAATATCCACAATGGAGTCATGATTGCATTGCTGTTGTCGGCAGCATCAGCAGTAAAAATATTCAAGAACCAAAGGCCAAAGCAGCCCTTATCTGGATGTTGGGGGAGTACTCACAGGACATGCAAGATGCCCCATATATTCTAGAGAGTTTAGTTGAAAACTGGGATGATGAGCCGTCTGCTGAG GTACGCCTACATCTTCTCACTGCAGTGATGAAGTGTTTCTTCAAAAGGCCTCCCGAAACTCAAAAGGCCTTGGGAGCTGCACTGGCAGTAGGTCTTGCTGATTTTCACCAG GATGTGCATGATCGAGCACTGTTCTACTACAGGCTTTTGCAATACAATGTTTCTGTAGCTGAACGTGTGGTCAATCCTCCAAAGCAAGCCGTTTCTGTATTTGCTGATACACAGAGCAGTGAAGTCAAGGATAGAATATTTGATGAATTTAACAGTTTGTCTGTTATTTATCAGAAG CCATCTTACATGTTCACTGACAAGGAACACCGCGGTCCATTTGAGTTCTCGGACGAACTTGGAAATTTATCTATTGGTGCAGAGTCTGCCGATTCTGTTGTTCCAGCTCAGCAAGTTGAGGCAAATGATAAGGATCTACTTCTAAGCGCCTCAGTGGAAGAGGAAACTAGAGTCGTTAGTAACAATGGTTCTGCATATAGTGCTCCTTCATATGAGGGCTCTATTGGATCTCTAATTCCTCAAGCGCCATTAGAATTTGCAGTATCAAATCCTTCCGTACCAGGCCCTGCTCCCCAGTCGAGCTCTCCATTTGATGATCTATTTGGTTTAGTTTCTGCTCCTGCTCCCACTCCGGCTCCCCCTGCACCTTCACCACCTCCATTGCAGCTAAATTCAAAAGCTGTTTTAGATCCAGGAACTTTTCAGCAGAAATGGCGCCAGCTGCCTATATCTATATCACAG GAATTTTCAGTAAGCCCTCGAGGGATCGCAGCGCTAACATCACCACAAGTCCTCCTCCGACACATGCAAAATCATTCTATTCATTCCATTGCATCCGGTGGCCAGGCACCtaacttcaaaattttcttcttcgcACAAAAACAAGAAGAACCATCCAACTTTCTGGTGGAGTGCATAATCAATACAGCATCTGCCAAAGCACAGGTAAAGGTCAAAGCCGATGACCAAAGCGCATCGCAAACTTTCTCGTCTTTGTTCCAATCAGCTCTGGCTAACTTTGGTTTGCCATGA